In Nocardia sputorum, a single genomic region encodes these proteins:
- a CDS encoding NtaA/DmoA family FMN-dependent monooxygenase (This protein belongs to a clade of FMN-dependent monooxygenases, within a broader family of flavin-dependent oxidoreductases, the luciferase-like monooxygenase (LMM) family, some of whose members use coenzyme F420 rather than FMN.) — MADQPRHVILNANLIPGGTLGSPWRRAEQPAAHFVGIEHYLDVARIAERGLLDAVFLADSPDIQAKDWNAPSRLLDPFIAQSVLAAHTSHIGLIITATTSYSDPYNLARSFAALSAVSGGRVGWNYVVTGGDAAARNYSLDQALPKSERYARAAEFLDVVTALWDSVPADAVVGDKATGRYLDPAVVRPIDHDGKFFRVAGPLKAPPLTHGRPVLIQAGASTHGVELGARTADAVYSAHVDPESAAQRRTELRRRAADAGRAPDSVKLLPGLIVVLADSEAAARRRERELIDLIPDDVQLVNLADRLGVDPADLDLNAPFPWERIPDETTDAGSRGQRAVLLEYVRSSGADTRGAARLLASGSVHAKVVGGPDQVAGFIADWFEAGAVDGFNVMIDELPGGLADFVDHVVPLLRRRGLFRTEYDTTTLRGHYRL; from the coding sequence ATGGCCGACCAGCCACGACATGTCATCCTCAACGCCAACCTGATACCCGGCGGCACCCTCGGCAGCCCGTGGCGGCGCGCCGAACAACCCGCGGCGCATTTCGTCGGGATCGAGCACTACCTCGACGTGGCACGCATCGCCGAACGCGGACTGCTCGATGCCGTGTTCCTGGCCGACTCACCGGACATCCAGGCCAAGGACTGGAATGCGCCGAGCCGGCTGCTCGACCCGTTCATCGCCCAATCCGTGCTGGCCGCGCACACCAGCCACATCGGCCTGATCATCACCGCCACGACGTCCTACAGCGACCCCTACAATCTGGCACGCTCGTTCGCCGCGCTGTCGGCGGTGTCCGGTGGCAGGGTGGGCTGGAACTACGTCGTCACCGGCGGCGACGCCGCAGCCCGCAACTACTCCCTGGACCAGGCCCTGCCGAAGTCCGAACGGTACGCCCGCGCCGCCGAATTCCTCGACGTGGTGACCGCGCTGTGGGATTCGGTGCCCGCCGACGCGGTCGTCGGGGACAAGGCCACCGGCCGTTACCTGGACCCGGCGGTGGTGCGGCCGATCGACCACGACGGCAAGTTCTTCCGGGTGGCCGGGCCGTTGAAGGCGCCTCCACTGACCCACGGCAGGCCGGTATTGATCCAAGCGGGCGCCTCCACCCACGGCGTGGAACTGGGCGCGAGGACGGCGGACGCCGTCTACTCCGCACACGTCGATCCCGAGTCCGCGGCACAGCGCCGCACCGAACTCCGGCGTCGGGCCGCCGACGCAGGGCGCGCCCCCGACAGTGTGAAGCTGTTGCCGGGGCTGATCGTCGTGCTCGCCGATTCCGAAGCCGCGGCCCGGCGACGCGAGCGCGAGCTCATCGACCTCATTCCCGACGACGTCCAACTGGTCAACCTCGCCGATCGGCTCGGCGTCGACCCCGCCGATCTCGACCTGAACGCACCGTTCCCGTGGGAGCGGATCCCCGACGAGACCACCGACGCGGGATCACGCGGACAACGCGCGGTGCTGCTCGAGTACGTGCGCTCCAGTGGCGCGGACACGCGCGGCGCGGCGCGACTGCTGGCCTCGGGCAGTGTGCACGCCAAGGTGGTCGGCGGCCCGGACCAGGTGGCCGGATTCATCGCGGACTGGTTCGAGGCGGGCGCTGTCGACGGTTTCAACGTGATGATCGACGAATTGCCCGGCGGGCTGGCCGATTTCGTCGACCATGTCGTTCCGCTGCTGCGCCGTCGCGGCCTCTTCCGCACCGAATACGACACCACCACCCTGAGAGGGCACTACCGGCTGTGA
- a CDS encoding aminotransferase class I/II-fold pyridoxal phosphate-dependent enzyme — MTEDSALLVRALQADASHTPESVRAVTARLIRDGALTSGARLPTIREVARRCGLSTRTVVAAWSALRAEGLIATNRRGGTVVAALAEVPAGRALAARDLLTGSPDYALQPDLAPAMLAGLHTDQLNRPGRDYITDRLREAVVDGWPFPAEAFAAAGGGSEGLFLAVDAAAPAGSLVAVEEPVMPGFLDTLAEVGYEVLGIESDEQGALPGALAAALRRQPSVVVLQPEGGYAMGGALSEDRATELAAVLAAAEQVPWIVEDDAVGPLALAQAPSLGRWFPRHSVRVRSYCKAYGMDIRTCVIGGSAELVDRAIRARVHGIAANSRILQNALAHLIVDPATAALIDTARDRYTARREGLLAALRERGVTARSGVNSLVVWVEVADEQAALLGLARHGIVVGSGAKSYVAPPRPGVVRVAVPQLPDADAGLAELARLLAEAAGATHREFLD, encoded by the coding sequence ACCCCCGAGTCGGTACGGGCGGTCACGGCCCGGCTGATCCGGGATGGTGCGCTCACCTCGGGTGCGCGCTTGCCGACCATTCGCGAGGTCGCCCGGCGCTGCGGACTGAGTACGCGCACGGTCGTCGCCGCCTGGAGCGCGCTGCGCGCGGAAGGCCTGATCGCCACCAATCGACGCGGTGGCACGGTGGTGGCCGCGCTCGCGGAGGTCCCCGCGGGCCGTGCGCTCGCGGCCCGCGACCTGCTGACCGGAAGCCCGGACTACGCGCTGCAACCGGATCTGGCGCCCGCCATGCTGGCCGGATTGCACACCGATCAGCTCAACCGGCCCGGGCGTGACTACATCACCGATCGGCTGCGCGAGGCCGTCGTCGACGGCTGGCCCTTCCCGGCCGAGGCCTTCGCCGCGGCGGGCGGCGGTTCGGAGGGATTGTTCCTCGCGGTGGACGCCGCCGCGCCCGCGGGTTCCCTTGTCGCTGTGGAGGAGCCGGTGATGCCGGGCTTCCTCGACACTCTGGCGGAGGTCGGGTACGAGGTGCTCGGTATCGAGTCCGACGAACAGGGGGCGCTGCCCGGCGCGCTGGCGGCGGCGCTGCGGCGGCAGCCGTCGGTGGTGGTGCTCCAGCCGGAGGGCGGGTACGCGATGGGTGGCGCGCTGTCGGAGGACCGGGCCACGGAGCTGGCCGCGGTGCTCGCCGCGGCGGAGCAGGTGCCCTGGATCGTCGAGGACGATGCGGTGGGACCACTGGCCCTGGCCCAGGCGCCCTCGCTCGGCCGCTGGTTCCCGCGCCACAGCGTGCGGGTGCGCAGCTATTGCAAGGCCTACGGCATGGACATTCGGACCTGCGTCATCGGCGGCAGCGCCGAATTGGTCGACCGGGCCATCCGGGCCCGGGTCCACGGGATCGCCGCCAACAGTCGGATCCTGCAGAACGCTTTGGCGCACCTCATCGTCGACCCCGCGACCGCCGCACTGATCGATACCGCTCGCGATCGCTACACCGCCCGTCGGGAAGGGCTGCTCGCGGCATTGCGCGAACGCGGCGTCACCGCACGTTCCGGGGTGAACAGCCTGGTGGTGTGGGTGGAGGTCGCCGATGAACAGGCGGCGCTGCTCGGGCTGGCCCGGCACGGGATCGTCGTCGGATCCGGTGCGAAATCGTATGTGGCGCCGCCGCGTCCTGGCGTGGTGCGCGTCGCGGTGCCGCAGCTACCCGATGCGGACGCCGGGCTCGCCGAACTCGCTCGCCTGCTCGCCGAGGCCGCCGGTGCCACGCATCGGGAGTTCCTGGACTAG
- a CDS encoding LLM class flavin-dependent oxidoreductase: MTDAPSLFVQLRSGPPVAEVYRHTIDIGVRAERLGFGTVWFATRHFEAHHAALPSVFPFVAAVAQHTATIRLGTGVVALPFEHPVRLAEDAVVTDALSGGRLELGVGKGLGFGHSASSYSGFGVPDTDRESLYADRLAALQRLLASGRVTDDIALYPPPGTLRSRLWQSTGNSDTARRAGAAGDGLLPHGNSQARAGGDVADLVDAYLSSCRGTPRIGASVTVLPGDSERDALDLLDTDIRLSPAYYPQPPSAADRRRLLADNRIRIGSAEQIVEQLREDRGLAAATEVLFQIPLAVGHPRYAECLHRVGAEIAPRLHPRSVR, encoded by the coding sequence GTGACCGACGCGCCGTCGTTGTTCGTGCAGTTGCGCAGCGGCCCGCCCGTCGCCGAGGTCTACCGGCACACCATCGACATCGGTGTGCGCGCCGAACGACTCGGCTTCGGCACCGTCTGGTTCGCGACCCGGCATTTCGAGGCCCATCACGCCGCACTGCCCTCCGTGTTCCCCTTCGTCGCCGCGGTCGCCCAGCACACCGCCACGATCCGGCTCGGCACCGGCGTGGTCGCGCTGCCGTTCGAACATCCGGTGCGCCTGGCCGAGGACGCGGTGGTCACCGACGCGCTCAGCGGTGGACGGCTCGAACTCGGTGTCGGCAAGGGCCTCGGATTCGGCCACTCCGCCTCCAGCTACAGCGGATTCGGTGTTCCCGACACCGACCGGGAGTCGCTGTACGCCGACCGGCTGGCCGCGCTACAGCGTCTACTGGCTTCCGGGCGCGTCACCGACGACATCGCCCTGTATCCGCCACCGGGCACCCTGCGTTCCCGGCTCTGGCAGTCCACCGGCAACAGCGACACCGCGCGGCGCGCGGGCGCGGCCGGCGACGGACTGCTTCCGCACGGCAACTCGCAGGCGCGCGCAGGCGGCGATGTCGCCGACCTCGTCGACGCCTACCTGTCCTCTTGCCGCGGCACGCCGCGCATCGGGGCGAGCGTCACGGTGCTGCCCGGTGACAGCGAGCGCGACGCGCTCGACCTGCTCGACACCGACATCCGACTGAGCCCGGCCTACTACCCGCAGCCGCCGAGCGCCGCCGACCGGCGACGGCTTCTGGCGGACAACCGCATCCGGATCGGATCCGCCGAGCAGATCGTGGAACAGCTGCGCGAGGACCGAGGCCTCGCCGCCGCCACCGAGGTGCTGTTCCAGATCCCCCTCGCGGTCGGCCATCCCCGATACGCGGAATGCCTGCACCGCGTCGGCGCCGAGATAGCCCCGCGGCTGCATCCACGGTCGGTCCGCTAG